The stretch of DNA AACTTAATGCTAACCATTCTATATTGTAGGACCTTCAGCcaaatctatttatttacttccatttaatgcattaaaagtATTGTGTATGTCTTAATGGAGTTTAGTACATCAAAGTTTGGCTGTAGGAGAATACCTCCAACAACAGTAATCCCAAAATGAAGTGAGGCTGGATTACAAAATCACCCAAATCTTTATTTTGCGTTCTGTACATTATGTCGATATGATGACTTTTCATGAAAATTAATGGGAATGGCaactttgttaaaaaaaaaaaaaaatctaaaactttttttaacaATTATGTATTCTTACAAACACTCCTTTCAGCGTAACACATGCACTTGCGCAGTGCTAGCTAACGCAACTGAAAGCTAGCCACGTATGCTACTGAACTGTCTTAAATTTAGTCTAGTTTAGCATGCCTTTTTTAACTGCTGGACAGTGAATCATTACTCATTTCAGTTGCACTGTGGGCTTACaacttttccttctttttttatcctaTCAAGACCCCATTCAACTGGATATTGCTGAAGTGGAGACAGCGTTGTTTAACGTGAAGATGGCAAGTGATTTGGCAGTTAGCCAAATTTTGACAAGATGAAACCTTTTTTCTGACTGGACTTAAGcgtttggatttttattttttacaacaaCATGGACACTGGAACACCGTTGCTGACTGAATAGTGGACTCGTTGAAAAGttacactgttgtttttggGAAACACAAAACCAGCCATTGTACATTTGAtattcaaatgttgtttttaaataaagtgtATGTCCTCGTATTTTTTCCTGGCTTTGTTTCATTAGCTATTTAACCAGAATATCATGGAGGATATTTGGCGTAATATTTTTATAACGTTGAAGTCCTTTAGCTCGGCATTGGGTTTTAAAATTTCAGTTAATTCATACAACAAATGGCTTTGGATTGCATTGACTTTGTGTCACTAATCATCCAAGTTTGACCTCGTAAATATGAGCTAGCATAAGTGCTTAAGCTGTGTACTGGGTTGACGAATCTCTTGAAGTaatgatttctttctttatctggTGTTTCTCCACAAAGGAAACTATAACCTCGATTGACGAGTTAATGGAAACATTGTTAGTTAAAATGCACCTTTGTGCTTTAATCGGTCTCACTGTAAAATCTTTATGTAAGCTAATTTTAAAACAGTGGGGGAGAATACACCCATCTGTGtaagaaacataaaatggtTTTGGTCAGACCAGAAATGGTTTCCAAAGGCTCTCTAAAATGGCTCCTGGTTGTCCTTCTTCCTGTCTGAGCAGGAAGTGATGcaattgctgctgctgcaaaaaaaaaacattaatatacttgtacagcctcttttttttttttttacctttttatgaaGTGGTAAGAAAGCTTTCAGTGTCATGCTTTTGTCCTCGGGCTGACAATGTATGTAAGTTTATATAAAAGCAAATTTTAAACATAATAAAAGGGGTGGGACTTAAACATCACCTGAGTGTGGGGTAAATGGAAATAACGTCAATCAAAGGCAAAGCATTCAGAGCTAGGAAGGAGCTCTAGATGGCGGCTGAGCCTTGGGAAGGGTGCCATGGGCTTTCGTCAAACCGTTTCTCTTGTCTGTTTTTCGACCGAGACCGCTTGATTTTGATGAAAACTTGAAGCTTGTGATTATACGATCGTTGTTTTAGCGGAAATTTTGGCGTTTGGTGTGGTTTTTGGGCTGATTTGTCGAGCCGTAGGAGCCGTCTGTGCTGAGGGAGTGCTTGTCGTTGTTTTCCATACTGGGCTCTGGCAGCCATGGCGCGCCTCCATTTTTAGTGTGCTGCTCGACTCTGTCGCTCTGTGTCTGACAGTAGATGAAGACTGTAAAGGCCTACAAGCTTTTCCAAGCAAGGctcttttttgtaatttattgttaagttattatttttttttatagttatcCTCATTCGAGTCGGATAAATGTTTAAACTCTGTGATAGATCGAACGTGAATCAAATAGTTCATTTATAGGCTACCACCTTTCTTCACATTGAATTGgtatgtttacattgtgtaatTCATAATTTACTGATTTTCTCATCcgtaaatgttgtttttctaatcCTTCATCTGATGACGCAGTTAGAATTAATTGCATGCGGCTTGATCCGTGGACTATATTGAAAGACATGCGATGGATATTTAACTTATTGTAACAGCACCTGTCATTTTTCTTACTTGGATTTAAATTAACGATGCAAGTAATGATCCTCAAATCTTTCGATTTAATGCCTTTTCTTGACTCGTGTCGCACCGCCTGGGCTTTAACTGCCATCTGAGCTAAGGCAATCTTGTGGGACTTGTATGATAGTTCATGCTTCCTGTAACTTTTTGACAGTAAATACCAGGACAAAAGATCATCCTATCAGCGATTTTCAGGATACTACAATgatgaagaataaaaataaaaaacaagatgaTGAAGGATCGGCTCAAAGCAATGCATCAAGGTATGATCCCTATACTTTTTTACCTTTTCCATATCTGGTTTGATTGTTTACCTTGTCAAGCATGGTTGATCACCTGTGTATACATTTGCGACGTGGTTTTGATGAAGTGCACCAGTGTCACGAATGACCTTGCTATTGTTTAATAGCCACACCCTGATTTTCCTACCATTTCATTTCTTAACTCATTACTGAGGTTTCAGGCCTGTGTTAAGAGATCATAGCCCACAAGATGTGTGTTAGACCACAGGAAAACTCATTTGTCCTGTATTATGTTCCAAATGATTTGTCACAAATGTTTAATGTCCTGTCCCTATAATGTAATATGACCTTGTCTTACTAGTTGGTACTGCATTGCACCATTTTATCAACGTTGTTTCGTTTTTGTACAGAAACAATGTTTTTGCTTTGGCATTACTCATGGTCATTGATATGTCCGGTCTTTTGGATATGTTATAGATAATGTACTTTGTCGTTAGTTCTTTGACCTGAACTCAGTTTGCCTGTGGctgcaatttttatttttataccaaTCTATACTTTTTATTTGAACCTGTACTTAAAGTTTTGACCAAGTTATAGGAAATACAAGTTTGATTATGCCcagttatttctgcttttaagaCCCCTTAAGAGTTAATGCCTTGTAAATAAATTTGTCTTGTTTTGCAAGGTTAGTAAAACTATCTAAAAACTACTTGTGTATTATTAAGTTATGTCAGTGGCACATGCTTATGTAACAGAATGTTAACCTTCAGCTTTATATTTGTTCCCATGGGaaggttatttttattttggttttaggGGGCTTTTATGAATGGATGGTTTCAATTTAAATATCTGACACAGAATGATTGTTTATGAATAGAATTATTAGATGCTTGCTTTTACTTTACACTGATCACATAAACTTACTGTGATTTTTAAATATCAGATTAAATTTAAAAGGTACTTTTGTATTAATCAGATGTTATCAGCTATATGGTGATTGGTGTGCTTATTGAAGCATGTGTGTTGATCATGTCTGATGCTTTTGAATGTTACAGCTAAACAATgttaattttctatttaaatcTGGCTAAATTTGTGTAACTTGACAGGTAGCTTATAAAGGCCCTGTGACCAAGAGTCTGGACACTCAAATGTGGTGACTGTTTTTACACTATTGTCTGCCTTTCttattataaagtgttaacatttgcatttgtgtatttatcAACCTCAGTCAATTTATCCTATTCATATATAAGAATCAGTggaaacattacattttgatcAATAAAGATGATTTTTAAAACTAATCAGATCATTTGCATGGTGTCAGGACAATACAGGAATGCAGAAACAACAAGTGGCTagccattatttaaaaaaagaaagatgtttgtatttatttaactaATGCTGTATCCCAGCTTAGGTTCTTAGTATTAGAATTTCTGTTTTCCACAATTTCTCAACAAATAATGCAGCCTGATCTCAATAGATTGTTGTGTTCTTagataaagacacagagaagTTTGGATGCTAAATGCAGGTAATCACCCTCATATCATTTTACTGATGGTACACTGCAGCAGATTACATcacatttgtagtttttttttttgtgtgatctTGTGGCAGccattttagtatttttagcTGTGAATGAAATATGTCCTCTGCCATTGATAACAGCCTAACTTTTTCAGACAATTGAACACTGTGGACATGCAGAGCAGAGTATAATGAGCAACAGAAAATCTGCTCACTTTATGTAACATAATATATCTTAGTAAAGTACTGTATGCACACTCTTCTGAGTCACAAAATGGCCCTTGCTTTGTGTGCCCAGCTTGCTCACTTATCTGTATTAAAACTCAGCTCAGAACTACatggaggaggaacaggaagagtTCAGACCTCGCAAAGCCTGCACACTGCACTGCTATAGGCTAGATTTCCACCTAGTAACATGTCAACCAATAGTAATTCGAGATTATGTCCCGCCCCTCCCACTTGTGACCTCACTTAAAGCGGAAGGAGCCATGCACTTCCGAGTTTGGCAGTTGGGGCTGTGAAATTGTTAACATTTACCACCACTTACTTTATAATTATTTAGTTCTCAGCAATGCTTTCATGTTCCCCTTAATTATCATTGCTGTCATCATCATGTTTGTATAAATAGTAGAATACACACGTGGTTAttgtttacacatttaataaGGCAAATGTAAATCCTTTCAAATTTCCAAGTAAGAGTGTTGTTCACAAAAACACCCAATAGATAACATAACTAAAACCTGTATAATAATTACAATATTTGCAAGACATGAGCCCATATATCTGCAAAACAGTCCATTGAAAGCAGTGATTCCTGGAGATGAATTCTGAATGGGTATAGCGCCCCCATATGTCCAGACAAAATACTGCATGCAGATAAAGCCAGACAGGAGAGGTCACCATCCCAAGATAATTTTATCCATTGATGACTCCCCCACAATCAAATTAATTTAccctcattttaaaatattaattaaacttTGTAGTACTTATTGTATGCAAAATTGATAGAGTTGTAtcaaatttgaatttcattGTAATAGGATATATCCTTCGAGACACACCATCTTGTTTTCAAAGGGGTCCCTAAAACATTTGAAGGTACTTGTGTATAGTGACACTGAGTTTTTCAAATTAGTAATATTTTGTTTCAGTGGTCACCAGTCAGGCAAATTGGGGCCTCCTAAATGATACTcaggataaatctgaggggGTCACAAGATGATTATTCTCCTGacatttctctttattttcttttttttttcatgacatattGAACATACTCACCTTTTCAGGCCTCTCAAAAAATCCCTCACATGACACGATCTGAAAGGAAACATAAGTTCGATGAACCTGCTCACAACTCATGTTTGACGTGTTATGAGGGGTCAGAAGTAGATGTTGCTTCAATTTAGTGATGAGCTGAAAAGCTTAGGAAACAGAAGCCTTGGTTCTGGACTCGctgatgtgtatttatttagcaATCTCAAGATACTCACTCATCCAAAAAATGGGAACCAGGCCTGATGAGGATATGAGTTTTTGATATAAGTAATTATGGTTCTTAATTATGGTCTTATTTTCATATAACTTTTCTTATACCTAGTGTGTTAGCAGAGCAGAAAGACTTAAAACTATTCAGTGGGTGTAAGCACTCAGCAAAGTGATGCCTTGTTAAATTACAGTTTGTCCCAGTTTTAACTTGTTATTTTAgtctctgtgacctctgagGCTTTTCAAAATGACTCTAAGAGGATTTGTGTGCCTTAACGAGAATGAGGTTATTATAAGACTGTTAGCTGAGTAAGGAACATGGTGCATGATGTAATTaggtttctgtttcctcttgaCTAAGAGTCGCAATTTACTCATGTGTTAAGTCCTTGTATTAACCTCTTGTATTTAGTTTCTCCATGTCTCCATGAGTGTGTGCAGTTTGAGTTTGAAGTTTAAGACATTCTTAAGTTGCTGCAATTATCAACTCACACTTTTGCCATCTTTTAGTAGGgtgtacagtataatataaacattagcttagcatatatATGCATTGAAAAATCGAAAGAATGAACATTTTCTTGTTCCTGTAGCAATTCAGCTTCAGAGGAATCCAACCACTCTGCGTCGGAGTCAGGAAGTCAGTCAGAGAGCGAGCATggcagtgagaggaggagatccCACAACTCGGAGTCAAACAGCTcctcagagtcagagagtcacTCCGAGTCAGAGAGCGAATCTGCAGAGTCCAAATCACAACAGACCACATCAGAAGTCAAAGACAAGCCAGTCAGAAAGAAGGAGCGTCTGGCAGATGTGAAAAAGGTAAAGGTCACTGAACTTTAGAGAGGTACCTAAGTCTTCAGTGGTAACTTACTCTAAAGCAGATTATGGTTTCTGTCCTCTAATAATAGTTAACTGCATGTAATGAGGCTAATGTGATTATGAAAGTTTGACAGTTGTAGTTGCATCCTCAGTTATGCAAGTTTTACTTCAgccatattgtatttttttatctttgtgagactgtagctgtgtcccagttccaAAAAATAATAGTAGATTGTGGGTGGTGGTCATATACCTACAGAAACCAtccaggaaaaacaaaaagtaagcATTAAATCTTTATGGCATTCATAACTTGCAGTTTTGATTGACATTCATGGCACACATATTGCTTAATTTTCTGTTAGTCAGAAAGTGTTAATTTTATATACTAACTGCAAAACAATATACTACTACAGTTAGTATGTAGCACATTCAAGCTGAAAAGATTAGCAATTGACTAGTCAACcaagaggaaaataataaaccattataataattaacagtttcagtcattttttttattttcaagcaaaaatgcccaaatCTCCAGTTAGAGCTCCTCAggtgtgaatatttgctgcttttctctgtttcatataaTTAAAATCTGAATATGTTTGAGTTGTGGACTGTTGGTTGTACAAAATCAGACATTTCTAAACaccaccttttttttctgggaaACTGGGACATATGTCACTATTGCCTGGTATTTTATAGACTTGGGTTTTTATGTGCAGAATAATTGTTAATGAACCCCTCAGTTATAACCCTATGATACATACTTACAAATTACAATGGAACTGTGACGTTATAAATTTATATAGTGGAGCAGCGAATCTGTGAGTCTCTGATAGCAGCTTCTCTTTGATTACAGATGTGGGAAGAACATCCAGATGTGTACGGGGTCAGGAGGTCAAATCGCAGTAGACAGGAGCCGGCTCGTTTGAACATTGGAGCTGGGGTGAGCAGATGTGAATGAGAGCTTGAAGACgaacaatgaaacaataaagacaaacaacatgtAGTGTGGCCTGACTGCACAGATATCCCTGTAggcatcagctgtttgaaactAGCCACTCgtgccatctagtggctgtTATGTGGAAGTGCTTCAAATGGAAACGCAGCTCTTAATGGAATGTGTATCTGCTCTGTTGACTGTATTTACAGGGTAGCAGTGACTCTGAGGGCGACAGTCCCAAGAGAAAACCATCACGTGCTAAGAAAAAGGAGTAAGTATGAAGGGTGTGAACATCTTTTTGggatttgaattattattttattatttcatttcccTATAATTTATTTGGTAATGCAGCACCATATTCTTTCAAATCTTTTTGAATTCTGTCATATTGAGACACTTCTATAGAACTTTTTTGTTAACaggattttattatttaacactTGATCCATACGGTACTTTTTCACAGTTCATGTCTGTTCGCGTCATTCTGCTGCAAGTTTGTGTTCATATTGTGATTCTTATCATTTAATGCTTATTTGTAAATGGGTATCTGTTTGGCTCAGTATGGGCTCAGTTAGTTTTTAGCCAGCCAGGTCATATTTGATACATTTGCTTCAAATTTGATTGGTCAGATCAGCGGCCTGTCCCTGATTAAATTGGGTTGAACACCCTCTGGCCAGTATTTCATGAAATTATAATTGGTTATAGCAGTGATGGGCCTTGAGGGTGAACTTGTggcatttctttgttgtaagaAATATCTGGAAAGATGATGACTcaaatgatgaagaggaggaggaggaggaggaggaggcttcggacagtacagacagtgagcaggaagagaaaaaagttAGATCCAGACGACTTCCTGCTAGAAGGTAAGAGTGTAGCGAAGCCTGGCCATCAGACAGCTACCCACTGGTCATCTCGAAATCATTCCATATTGTGTGAGCAGTTGTTTGATTACACATTTTACCCTTACTTTGGAGTGACGTACACACCTGAATCCTTCAGCCTGATGTTCTAAACAGTATAACATCTATAATTACAAATTGATTTGAAATGTATTCTAATCATAAAACATGttgcaaatatttttcaaattattaaatATGTGGCTGCAGTTTGGCAAGTGGCCACTGGACAGCCAGAGAGCAAAATCACTTGATGATCAATGATCCAGGAGATTGATTCCTTTTCTCTAAGTGGTTTGCCTGTTTGTTTGCTTAACTCTGTGTTTTATAGACCTCAGACCAAATCATCGACAGTCAAAAAGCAGCTGTCTCAGAAGGGAAGAAAGTCCAGGAAACCAGAGTCGTCGGCTGAAGAAGATGAcgacgatgacgatgatgatgacgacgatgatgatgaggaagacaCTCCCAAGAGACAGACTCGAAGAAGGGGCGCAACAAAAGTCAAAAGGTGcatttttgaagtgtttttttttttcctccaaggatttattttttttaaacatttgtttctctgtgcttttcaggtattaaaaatattacaaatacatttagtttagttttatcAGAAGTCTAGACTTATGTTTTCCATCACGGGTAATAAAGAGTTGTTTTATTGATACATCACGATCACCTGTACGTCGACACTCATCCCCTGTCTTTCTGTTGTCTTACAGTTACAAAGAGGACCAACACGACTTTGAAACGGACTCTGATGACCTGATCGAAATGACGGGGGACGCAGGCGATGAACAGCAGGACGATGACAGTGAGACTATTGAGAAAGTTATGGACACCAGGATAGGCAAAAAAGGAGGtgatgcattttcactgttgtttctcACTATTATGAAAAATCATGTTGTTTctcattaaattacattctgcCACAgtgtaaatacttttttttttttttgcttctagCCAACGGGGCTTCCACTACTGTGTATTCTATAGAGGAAAATGGGGACCCATGTGAAGGCTTTGACCCTGAGAATGACGAGGGTGAGACTCAGTATCTGATTAAGTGGAAGGGCTGGTCCTACATCCACAACACATGGGAGAGCATGGACTCTCTGACACAGCAAAAGGTCAAGGGACTAAAGAAACTGgacaactacaaaaagaaaagcgAAGAGCTCAATTCATGgtgaaaatatttgtctttgcatcaacattttgttgattcattgattgtttgtctttttagaAAGTTTGATTTTTTACCTTGTCTTTGTTTGTAGGTTGAGGAGGGCGTCTCCTGAGGATGTGGAATTTCATAACTGCCAACAGGAGCTCACTGCTGACCTGAACAAGCAGTTTCAGATCGTGGAGCGTGTCATAGGTAAGAAGTCAATATATTTGCTGTTGTCTGTTAGtgctgcatatatatatatatatatatatatatatatatatattttttttttttttatatacaaatgTGTGTTGCACTTGAGCTGCACTTAAATGAATTTTGTTattaacagcaacaaaaacaggaaaggcACCAGGATCCTCCGACTTTCCCTGTAAGTCCCTTTCCTTATTTTTCACTGtcacattatttttcagtttgctGCTTCTTTTTGAATAGTTGGTCTAATAActtgtctgcattttttttaaacagctcaTAGTCACAAGACACCATCCTCCAATGAGCCGGAGTATCTATGTAAGTGGATGGGCTTACCTTATTCTGAGTGCAGCTGGGAAGATGGAGCTTTGGTCATAAAGAAGTTTGAGCACTGCATAAACAGCTTCACGAACCGAAACTCCAACAAAACCGTCCCCTCTAAAGACTGCAAGGTGAGAGTCAAAACAAGTCTCATCTTTACTCTCaaaattgaatatttaaaagTTAAACCTGCTCATagttgaagatgtttttttctaacTATTATTTCAGGTGTTAAAGCAAAGGCCAAGGTTTGTTGCTCTGAAGAAGCAACCTTCGTACATCGGAGATGAGAACCTACAGCTGAGAGATTATCAGCTGGATGGGTTGAACTGGCTGGCTCACTCCTGGTGCAGGTAGTGTGGAAATGAATCTAATAATGTGTTGTCACAGTTATCTTATTTGAAAAAGACTGAGTGAAAATgggaagggaaagaaagagaaccATGTatcttcttcctccacctcagGTGCAATAGTGTTATCCTCGCCGATGAGATGGGACTGGGAAAGACCATCCAGACCATATCCTTCCTGTCCTACCTGTTCCACCAGCATCAGCTGTACGGACCCTTCTTATTGGTGGTGCCTCTGTCCACGCTCACCTCCTGGCAGAGGGAGTTTGACACCTGGGCCCCGGACATGAATGTGGTGGTCTACCTCGGTGATGTCATGAGCAGGAAAACGGTAAGATGGATTTGgattgagggttttttttattattatttctgtggTATCTCCAGAGTTTGTTACATAAACTTACTTCTGTTTTGTGTAGATCCGGGACTACGAGTGGGTGAACCATCAAACAAAAAGAATCCGTTTCAACGCACTATTAACCACTTATGAAATTCTACTTAAAGACAAGGTAGGTGCAATGATAAAtcaaatgtttctttatgtgttgacagtatatttttattacacAGTCTTTGTTTGCATGAACAGAATCAATCACTTACAATGTCTTAACGTTTGTCTCCAGGGTGTACTTGGGAACATTAACTGGGCGTTCCTGGGTGTAGACGAAGCTCACCGGCTGAAGAATGATGACTCCCTGCTGTACAAAACATTAATGGAGTTCAGGTCAAACCACAGACTCCTCATTACTGGCACTCCGCTGCAGAACTCCCTCAAAGAGCTGTGGTCACTTTTGCACTTCCTCATGCCCGACAAGTACGTCCCGGTTTAGGCGTTGAATGTGATACTGAACTAAAGTAGCAGTTTGAGTTCCCGCCAGATATGAGTGACATTTTGTTATCTCTGTTGTGCACTGTAGGTTTGATTCCTGGGAGGATTTTGAGGACGAACACgggaaaggaagagaaaatggtTATCAGAGTCTTCACAAGGTCCTCGAGCCCTTCCTTCTCCGCCGTGTCAAGAAAGATGTGGAAAAATCTCTGCCTGCCAAAGTGGAACAGATCCTCCGTGTGGACATGACTGCACAGCAGAAACAATTTTACAagtatgattttatttctggttttcttATAACCTTTTTATTGCATCTGTCTTTCACATAAACCACTTGTACAGTAGCTGCATTTCTTCTCTCCATTAACTTAATTTGTTCCTGAATATCTCCAGGTGGATTTTAACAAGGAATTACAAAGCTCTTTCCAAAGGCACCCGAGGCAGCTCCTCCGGCTTCCTGAACATTGTTATGGAGCTCAAAAAGTGCTGCAACCATAGTTTCCTTATTAAACAGCCTGAGGACgtagagacagaaacacaacaggaacACATGCAGGTAAGTCTCCTTATGAACCCTCTGTAGCTCAGAGCGTTACCTTAGGATAAATCTGCTCTGTAAAAGAAACTAGGTAGGAACATAACAGTCTCAAGAGATAGCTGAGTGTTACCtaacttttctttatttacagtgttcacacattcactttGTATGTCACAGAGTCTAGTGAGGGGCAGTGGGAAGCTGGTGCTGCTGGACAAACTGCTGACCAGACTCAGAGAAAGAGGCAACCGAGTCCTGATCTTCTCCCAGATGGTCAGGATGTTGGACATTCTGGCTGAATACCTCGCCAAGCACCGCTACCCGTTCCAGGTATGATTTGCTCAGTTTTGGGTTGAATTCAGATGTTGTTCAACAATACGTCATGTCAGAGCAACATTTGGTTCCATCCTGCGTCATTGTAGTTAATCTGACTGATGCTGTGGTCTGCATCACCACCTAAAAATTAGTACCACCTGATATGAGTTTGAGGTTGCTCCAGGGTAAGCAAACCAATGATGTCCTTCCATGACTTGCACACAATTTCCTGCTTATTAAGTTATCACAGATCAAAAGGACAAAGATAAACTGCATTAAAGGAAGTATGTGACAGAACATAAACTAGAGCAATCTATTTCTAAGTGTAACCAGCTTCATCTAACAGTTTATGAAGTCAGACCTCAGGTtttgactgttgtttttattggtGTTTATAGTGAAGGGGCTTGTGGGGTGGTTGTGTTGGGGGAGTTTGACTCGGATCGGATGTCAGTGTTGGTGAACACATACTTCGCTAGGCTGAGAGTTCATGTGGTTATTTATATCAGCAAGTTATTTTCAACCGAAGACCAGCCGGAGTCCTGCCAGTCTGTCAACTTGGGTTGTTTCTGCTGACTTAGTCTTAAGGGTAGGCTGTGATTAGTCTGAGCATATAGACGGTGTACAATGGCATGTAAAGCAGGGTGATGCCGAGGTTAGAGCAGATGGCTGCCCAGGAAAACTTCAAAGGTTAAATCTCTGtttgcctctctcctcttcagcGATTGGACGGTTCCATAAAGGGAGAAATCCGAAAGCAAGCACTTGACCACTTTAATGCAGAAGGCTCAGAGGTATGTAATCTAATAATTTAATGCTACTGACTGATACTAACAGAGATTGAAAGTCTGGAAATTTGATTTTACCATAAATATTTGTTCAGTCTGAAGTAAAtagaatatttcatttttttaataaaagtattaatattattgtaaaatcCCCATACCCACaattttttgattgttttaataTTACAAAAAGCATCTACAACAAAGGGGTGGCAttactttttaaacaaatgaagtACATGTTCagcttcctttttttatttcaaagtagTAGCAGGCCTGGTGTGTATTTGATAAATGATTCAAAAAGAGTCAAATAGGAGGAACTTGAGATCTGGAGTGacagttttcatctgttttgtaGGACTTCTGCTTCCTGTTATCCACCAGAGCTGGAGGTTTAGGGATTAACTTGGCCTCAGCAGACACTGTAGTCATCTTTGACTCTGACTGGAACCCTCAAAACGACCTGCAGGCACAAGCCAGGGCTCACAGGATCGGCCAGAAGAAACAGGTAATCCACATCTTAAATCCATGGCTGTCCTCATAGATATGCTCCGTAATTAGTAAGATAATTGTATAAGAATATATCTGTGCGCTCCCTGTGTAGGTGAATATATATCGACTGGTCACCAAAGGAACAGTGGAGGAGGACATCATTGA from Seriola aureovittata isolate HTS-2021-v1 ecotype China chromosome 10, ASM2101889v1, whole genome shotgun sequence encodes:
- the chd2 gene encoding chromodomain-helicase-DNA-binding protein 2 isoform X1; protein product: MIVHASCNFLTVNTRTKDHPISDFQDTTMMKNKNKKQDDEGSAQSNASSNSASEESNHSASESGSQSESEHGSERRRSHNSESNSSSESESHSESESESAESKSQQTTSEVKDKPVRKKERLADVKKMWEEHPDVYGVRRSNRSRQEPARLNIGAGGSSDSEGDSPKRKPSRAKKKENIWKDDDSNDEEEEEEEEEASDSTDSEQEEKKVRSRRLPARRPQTKSSTVKKQLSQKGRKSRKPESSAEEDDDDDDDDDDDDDEEDTPKRQTRRRGATKVKSYKEDQHDFETDSDDLIEMTGDAGDEQQDDDSETIEKVMDTRIGKKGANGASTTVYSIEENGDPCEGFDPENDEGETQYLIKWKGWSYIHNTWESMDSLTQQKVKGLKKLDNYKKKSEELNSWLRRASPEDVEFHNCQQELTADLNKQFQIVERVIATKTGKAPGSSDFPSHSHKTPSSNEPEYLCKWMGLPYSECSWEDGALVIKKFEHCINSFTNRNSNKTVPSKDCKVLKQRPRFVALKKQPSYIGDENLQLRDYQLDGLNWLAHSWCRCNSVILADEMGLGKTIQTISFLSYLFHQHQLYGPFLLVVPLSTLTSWQREFDTWAPDMNVVVYLGDVMSRKTIRDYEWVNHQTKRIRFNALLTTYEILLKDKGVLGNINWAFLGVDEAHRLKNDDSLLYKTLMEFRSNHRLLITGTPLQNSLKELWSLLHFLMPDKFDSWEDFEDEHGKGRENGYQSLHKVLEPFLLRRVKKDVEKSLPAKVEQILRVDMTAQQKQFYKWILTRNYKALSKGTRGSSSGFLNIVMELKKCCNHSFLIKQPEDVETETQQEHMQSLVRGSGKLVLLDKLLTRLRERGNRVLIFSQMVRMLDILAEYLAKHRYPFQRLDGSIKGEIRKQALDHFNAEGSEDFCFLLSTRAGGLGINLASADTVVIFDSDWNPQNDLQAQARAHRIGQKKQVNIYRLVTKGTVEEDIIERAKKKMVLDHLVIQRMDTTGRTVLDSNSGNTNSNPFNKEELTAILKFGAEELFKEAEGEESEPQEMDIEEILRLAETRESDQGSSATDELLSQFKVANFSSMEESTPEFEDKPIREWDDIIPEEQRRKIEEEEKQREMEDIFMLPRSRSSNKRAQANDSDSDVGSKLKHRSSGSESETDDSDDDKKPKKRGRPRARKNNVEGFTDAEIRRFIKAYKKFGSPLERLEAIARDSELVDKSIADLKRLGELIHSSCVTAVQEHEEHLKENPVEAKGPGKRRGINIKISGVQVNAKSIIQHEEEFEPLHKAVPSNPAERNKFKLTCRVKIAHFDVDWDLQDDIQLLLGIYEHGFSNWDLIKTDPDLKLADKILPDDPSKKPQAKQLQARAEYLLKLLKKEQDNTDVPKTGEEVKVKKRKPRAKKENKILKDEQGNDISSPRLSDNPSEEGEVKDDGTDKSPAKKRQKKKDNKENKEKQGTLKKDGDKEKKGAKPRKEKAKGAKGKKTQGPVHITAGSDPIPIEGKEDDELDQETFSICKERMRPVKKALKQLDKPDEGLSDQEQLQHTRTCLLKIGDRITECLKAYSDPEHVKIWRRNLWIFVSKFTEFGARKLHKLYKMAQKKRLHEEEKEQKKKDDPAGRVKSFRPEPSGSSRDSMGTQPSSKSASHSSQPGPHGHHREPYNAANKRHFGNDDRGDWQRDRKYNYPSNSNQSWQGDRHHPYDQHRYKDHYGDRRPHGDTYRSSGSYRNNSSPRKRPYEQYSNDRDHRGHRPYYDRHPDPKRRRPDEFRPNYHQGREGPLQDFRRMPEHRPAGPPGSEHYSRPFHPDKPPPLLDPRSPQAQKSPQDSRSPLERPVEPNAVADPNWNNRKT